Within Cyprinus carpio isolate SPL01 chromosome A7, ASM1834038v1, whole genome shotgun sequence, the genomic segment aaaatcgaaagttgcagctgtgttatttaatgagctaacatgaactaagacttctatttttgttttttaaacaaagattaataacttctgtagcaaatgtagctattttgaatgttaatgcattaactaaggttaactaatgaggtcttattgtaaagtgatacctattggtttttatagttcttttgcactttaatcactgtaaaatgtttaactttatatatttttctgtattgctttattgtatttaaatatttagttatttttgttataagaaaagttattgaacctgttatactgtattatgaccactattttttaaactaaatttcaaatTGTGATAacaccgtgataaaagcattagcaattaatcacaACATGAAAATTCTATTATGCATCTCCCTcatttgtctgtgttttgttgtagaATCTAGTCCTGCCAGAGTGCTTCTACACGTTTGTGGACTTGAAGAAAGAGTTCCAGAAATGCTGCCCCAACGCAGGCCCTGCCAGAGATCTCACTCTGACCTCCATGCTGGACTGTATCCTGCTTATGCTTTGGGTTTTACCTTGGTATTTGTGTAAGGTGGTggtccaaaatttttttttattgtagttattcATAGTTAATGTAGAGATTACTTTCATTTCTGGCATTGTTAAACTGTGTCGGAGATGTTAGTATGTCTCTGATATCGGTCACAAACATGATCACTGCACAATCTAATGTGTTGTGTCTTATTAACACAGTGTCATTTCTTCTCAGTCTTCACATTTTGTTGATGTTCTCCACTGCTAAAGAAAATCTTAAGCCTTGTAAAAAGTCCTTGTCAATTCTCTTAACACTTTTGGACCTTAAGAGCTCTTTTAagggttaagatgctttctgaattactttCTTCTTTACTATGATCTTTTCTTTAATACGAAGAGGAATTTTCTTCGAATTTTGTCATTAGGAGCAACTCTTTGCACCAAGAATTTTCATGAATGCGGCCCCAGGATTATAATACTATTTCAGCATTTTTAGCTGTTTTGGTAGGAATATGTGCATTCACGCATGTATATGACCTTGACAGTGTTGTCAGATGTGTGTATTCCTGCAGCGGTGGAGCAGGAGGCCGGAATGAGGGAGGTGAAGAACATGGTTCTGCTAATTCTGCATCTCCTGGCTGAGCCTTACAGTGAGTCCCTCAGCATAGTGGATTGATCCGTGCAGTTTATATACTGATACAACCTTACATTTTTTGCTTTTGATATGCACAGCTGATCATGTGATCTCATAACtgagtttttgtcttttgtagaTCACAAATTCTCCACTTTTGAGACCGTAAACTACAAGTTTGAATCCGGAGCATGGTATTTACTTATATtcgtcatagttttttttttttttatatgttttgtttgtctGAGCAGTTAGGAGTTTCCCTTTTACTTCTGTCCAGAATGTTCTTAATTTAAaggtccaccccaaaatgaaaattttgtcattaatcacttacccccatgtcgttccaaacccgtaaaagctccattcgtcttcggaacacaatttaagatattttggatgaaaacctggaggcttgtgactgtcccatagactgccaagtaaataacagtgtcaaggtccagaaaaggtatgaaagtcgttgtcagaatactccatctgccatcagacgtgcaatctgggttatataaagcgacgggaacactttttgtaagcgacgaaaacaaaaataacgactttattcaacaattcctttgtcaacagtctcctctgtgtctctccacatcaccgtatgctgcgaatgctcttctgtgtcatccatgccacaaggatgcactgttttctttcaaatcaaagctaaatacacgtagaaaccgAGCATCCATGTGGCATGGATGATACAGAGCAtacacgtttatatatatatatatatatatatatatatatatatatatatatgcgaattcattttctgccagcagggggcgctttaagagcgggagagatgcggtagagatacaggattctccggtaacggctgcaaagcagcgctgagctcaagcattacatgcaaaatgaagtgaaaatgaaatcgaaaattttctaaatacagtcggtttccttctgaaatacagtgatataaaaacacccgcatcggtttttgattttgaaacgtgcagtgctcatgtttatttaatgaagtcaaagccttttggaaaatctatttgtggcggtcagttttgatattgtaataaatcaatgtgtgggaaactctgggttgccgtgaatacctttaaattgacactagttttactcaaatgaaacggtaaaatgcttgtgaagtgactcagaacagttctggtgatgttgtttatgtatttatgtctttatatttatgtattatgagatggcagatgctgaaattactgcaagcgtcacgcgcttcagtcccgcacgtctctgccattcattcattcattcattcattcacacagacgcgcagaacatgcaggattcatatttcgtgactgtccatattaaaatgtaggtttcattttcatgacGGGATTTTGAGATTGtgtccgcgttttctgcttcgcggaaatcatagctctgtatgcgtcaagaaccgggtcCTCGGTACCACCTGTACATatagaaacctggtaccgtgacattttcatttttttagtaccgacttggtaccgaagtaccgggtcttttgacaacactagtctcaagcctcccggttttcatccaaaatatctttaattttgttccaaagacgaaagaagcttttacaggtttggaacgacatgggggtaagtgattaatgacaaaattttcattttggggcagAGTATTCCTTTAAGAGTTGATGACTTTGACCATAAGTTTTCAAATACATCTGTGGGGTTTCCCATTATAAGACTATGTTTGACTTTGGTCATCGCCCATGAGCATGCTGCTAAGCATGAATGATTTGTTACCTGTGTGTCTGCATGTGGGCATTGGCTTCCAGTAGTAAGACAGAAGCTGTGGACAGCGAGACGGTCATCAGAGCTCGTGGGTTGCCATGGCAGTCATCTGATCAGGACATCGCTCGCTTCTTCAAGGGCCTCAACATTGCCAAGTGAGATTACAGCTCAGCTCAACACTGAAAGGCACACTCGCAATGACATGGTGCATGCACTCAAAAAAGACCCTTAAGTACACATTAACAGTGTAATGCAAAACTCTGTAAAACCTTAAAGGCAAATCTAGCCAAATCTCACATCAGAACTTTCAATAGTGGAAAAGTAGCTTTACGTGGAATGTCCAAGCTGATTTATCATAGAGTACTTTTCAAAGGATGCATACTAAATGTGTTGATTCTCTGGCTTGgcttgatttttgtgtgtgtgtgtgtgtttgtatcagAGGTGGCGTTGCACTGTGTTTAAATGCTCAGGGCCGGAGGAACGGGGAAGCTCTGGTGCGCTTCATAAACTCTGAGCACAGAGACATGGCACTTGAACGACATAAACACCACATGGGCAACAGATACATTGAAGTAAGTTCACCTCCTCAAAGCATCCAAACCATGCTTTATTTTAATCTGATCATCTCAAAAAATGCATTGTGCAACAACACTCCCTTTTAATCTGAGGCAGTTCTGATTCTTATATGCATCAAATTAAATGCATACTAGGCTTGTGAGAAACTACATATGGTCATAACCGACTAGTGCTCCAGTTGTCTGATGATGAATTTAGAGACACCACTTTCTGGAGAGTTTACTTTGACAGTCTAACAGCATGCTAAAGCACAGCATATTAAAGAAGCTGCATCTCTGAATTTATTCCAAAAGTATTTTATTCCATTaaagtattgttgttgttaattttaaaggtaaaatctgaaaaatatcaTAATCAACATAAGTAATTAACAAAGTGACCATCTTGACCCATCCCTAATTTACACAAtctgaataatacaattatatacaatCAAAGGCATGCAGTCCACTCCTAaaacactgtatttattttgttccaGGTGTATAAAGCAACTGGGGAGGAATTTCTGAAGATTGCAGGAGGTGAGTCATTTACATGAAGTCTTCAGTTGTAATATGAGCAGACACTTTCCATTTGTAGAGTAAATCTCCATCCGCTAttcccaggtgtgtgtgtgtgtgtgtgtctgtcagtccCTCATTTTTACCTTCTCTGTGGGAATAAAAGACTCTTTGTGAGTCTCTTCCCCTTGCTGACTCGTGTAGGGCAGGTAGAGGGGGAAACTCTCCGCTCTGGCCAGGCCACAGAGAAACAGAGCCTTTCCCTCTGGGAGAAAGATGGGTCAGCAGCCTCTGAAAAGCCTCTCACACAGCAGGTGTAAAAGAACAGCGGCCTGCCGAGATATCATTACAGCGCGTGTGGATGTGTCTGCTGAATGGTTTTACAGAAGCTGAGCGTCTGTCTGACATTGCTTCCTACTCGTCATTTTTAAATGTCCTCATCTTTTGACAGGCACGTCCAATGAGGTAGCTCAGTTTCTTTCTAAGGAAAACCAAGTGATAATCCGAATGCGTGGGCTTCCATTCACTGCCAGTCCTCAGGATGTTCTGGGCTTCCTGGGTCCTGAGAGCCCGGTGACTGATGGGACGGAGGGGCTTCTGTTTGTGAAGTACCCAGACGGACGTCCCACAGGCGATGCGTTTGTTCTCTTTGCCTGTGAGGAATATGCTCAGAATGCCCTGAAGAAGCACAAACAGATCCTGGGCAAGAGATACATTGAGCTGTTCCGCAGTACTGCAGCGGAGGTCCAACAGGTACAGATGATTTATATTTAACCCTCAGAAACCAAAGCACTGATGttcatgatttattaattttttttcttcaccctttaacattttctttttgaagcCATTAGTTATAAAATCCATTCTGTTTTGCATCTGGGAATATGGCAGAATTTTTGCAAAATTGCAATATTAGACATTTAGGgttgcaaaattttttttatatacttttacttttttttatttactagagAAAGTTTTGAATTCACCACAATTTAGCactgtaatgtttttggaaaaaaaaaacataaaatataatgtaatgtataatataaacagagcaacaaaaaaagatttgtatgTTACCAACATCTTGTTCTTCATTGCTGTTTTCTTGACCGCCTTTTGTATCTTCAAACTAGGTTTTGAATCGCTACATGTCCACTCCATTGATCTCCACACTTCCTCCTCCTCCGCCTCAGATGGTATCTGTACCTGTGTTAGCCACGTCACCCTTCATCACCACCGGCAGCACGCGAGACTGCATCAGGCTGAGAGGTCTGCCGTACACTGCTGCCATCGAGGACATCCTGGAGTTTATGGGAGAACACACCATTGATATCAAACCCCATGGAGTGCACATGGTCCTTAACCAACAGGTGACAGAGGAACTTGATGAAATTAGGAGCATTAGGTGTTTCTAGCATGACCCTGTGACCCTTTTTTGGGTCTTTTTTGGTTTGTCTTTTAGGGTCGACCCTCTGGTGATGCCTTCATTCAGATGAAGTCAGCTGACCGTGCATTTATGGTGGCTCAGAAGTGCCACAAGAAGATGATGAAGGACCGTTACGTGGAGGTGTTCCAGTGCTCCACTGAGGAGATGAGCTTTGTGCTGATGGGGGGAACGCTTAACCGCAGCGGCCTCTCGCCGCCTCCTTGCAAACTGCCCTGTAAGAGACTGTCTGCTACTTTATGGAGCTTTCTTTTTTGTCAAATGCTTGCTGGAAACCGCATAAGATGAACTGCGCTGTTAATTTGGGTTAGTATTTGGTGTGAGCCAGCAGCTGTTCAAGAGATGCTGATCTGTGTGCAGTGTTACACCCTGCGCTCTTCTGCTCCGGTCAGCTGGGCCGTTTGAGATTAGATTTCAGTTTATCTACAAGAAAGCAGTGTGATCACCTCTGTCACGGGTCTAAAGGTGCAACATTTAGGCATTTTAGAAAGAGCAAGCCTGTAGCGGCACTAAAGGAAGGGCTGTTTATATTCTGTAATTTGATTTAGTTGTTTAACTTTGGCTTGAGAATGGGCCGTGTGTGATCACACTACATCAGAGAACACAGTAATTGTCTCTGTGCCAGTTAAGCTAAGTATACATGACATTCACACACTCCTGCAaggtcagctgtgtgtgtgtgtgtgtgtgtgtgagagagagagagatttagcaTGACCACATGGTGAAAGTTTCTTTTTAATAAAGCACTGTCATGTCTTTCTCAGGTCTCTCTCCACCAACATATGCTGC encodes:
- the LOC109102083 gene encoding epithelial splicing regulatory protein 2-like isoform X3; this encodes MASHSDTLVVFFGATAGANGGKLGSDERELILLVWQIVDLHENKVGKLQRTLVQPDSADLSEQCKEETGLTAEELCKAEPLESVLQQFYQSVSAELKSLGRSSYTLCVDGPLLIRQVLHPGASKKNLVLPECFYTFVDLKKEFQKCCPNAGPARDLTLTSMLDYVCIPAAVEQEAGMREVKNMVLLILHLLAEPYNHKFSTFETVNYKFESGACSKTEAVDSETVIRARGLPWQSSDQDIARFFKGLNIAKGGVALCLNAQGRRNGEALVRFINSEHRDMALERHKHHMGNRYIEVYKATGEEFLKIAGGTSNEVAQFLSKENQVIIRMRGLPFTASPQDVLGFLGPESPVTDGTEGLLFVKYPDGRPTGDAFVLFACEEYAQNALKKHKQILGKRYIELFRSTAAEVQQVLNRYMSTPLISTLPPPPPQMVSVPVLATSPFITTGSTRDCIRLRGLPYTAAIEDILEFMGEHTIDIKPHGVHMVLNQQGRPSGDAFIQMKSADRAFMVAQKCHKKMMKDRYVEVFQCSTEEMSFVLMGGTLNRSGLSPPPCKLPCLSPPTYAAFPATPGMLPTEAAFYQPPLLATPRTPQAPAHNPAPALAYYSPQLYMNMNMNMNMNYTTYYPSPPVSPSTVSYFAAPPGSVAAAVAAQPAPSILPPQPGALVRMQGVPYNAGVKDILSFFQGYQYSPEDYSSLLGVSDQGRSLIQPKEWLCL
- the LOC109102083 gene encoding epithelial splicing regulatory protein 2-like isoform X1 codes for the protein MASHSDTLVVFFGATAGANGGKLGSDERELILLVWQIVDLHENKVGKLQRTLVQPDSADLSEQCKEETGLTAEELCKAEPLESVLQQFYQSVSAELKSLGRSSYTLCVDGPLLIRQVLHPGASKKNLVLPECFYTFVDLKKEFQKCCPNAGPARDLTLTSMLDYVCIPAAVEQEAGMREVKNMVLLILHLLAEPYNHKFSTFETVNYKFESGACSKTEAVDSETVIRARGLPWQSSDQDIARFFKGLNIAKGGVALCLNAQGRRNGEALVRFINSEHRDMALERHKHHMGNRYIEVYKATGEEFLKIAGGTSNEVAQFLSKENQVIIRMRGLPFTASPQDVLGFLGPESPVTDGTEGLLFVKYPDGRPTGDAFVLFACEEYAQNALKKHKQILGKRYIELFRSTAAEVQQVLNRYMSTPLISTLPPPPPQMVSVPVLATSPFITTGSTRDCIRLRGLPYTAAIEDILEFMGEHTIDIKPHGVHMVLNQQGRPSGDAFIQMKSADRAFMVAQKCHKKMMKDRYVEVFQCSTEEMSFVLMGGTLNRSGLSPPPCKLPCLSPPTYAAFPATPGMLPTEAAFYQPPLLATPRTPQAPAHNPAPALAYYSPQLYMNMNMNMNMNYTTYYPSPPVSPSTVSYFAAPPGSVAAAVAAQPAPSILPPQPGALVRMQGVPYNAGVKDILSFFQGYQLQADSVLLLYNWSGQRSGEALVTFPSEKAARQAVAECSNLPLSGHPIRLACCE
- the LOC109102083 gene encoding epithelial splicing regulatory protein 2-like isoform X2, giving the protein MASHSDTLVVFFGATAGANGGKLGSDERELILLVWQIVDLHENKVGKLQRTLVQPDSADLSEQCKEETGLTAEELCKAEPLESVLQQFYQSVSAELKSLGRSSYTLCVDGPLLIRQVLHPGASKKNLVLPECFYTFVDLKKEFQKCCPNAGPARDLTLTSMLDYVCIPAAVEQEAGMREVKNMVLLILHLLAEPYNHKFSTFETVNYKFESGACKTEAVDSETVIRARGLPWQSSDQDIARFFKGLNIAKGGVALCLNAQGRRNGEALVRFINSEHRDMALERHKHHMGNRYIEVYKATGEEFLKIAGGTSNEVAQFLSKENQVIIRMRGLPFTASPQDVLGFLGPESPVTDGTEGLLFVKYPDGRPTGDAFVLFACEEYAQNALKKHKQILGKRYIELFRSTAAEVQQVLNRYMSTPLISTLPPPPPQMVSVPVLATSPFITTGSTRDCIRLRGLPYTAAIEDILEFMGEHTIDIKPHGVHMVLNQQGRPSGDAFIQMKSADRAFMVAQKCHKKMMKDRYVEVFQCSTEEMSFVLMGGTLNRSGLSPPPCKLPCLSPPTYAAFPATPGMLPTEAAFYQPPLLATPRTPQAPAHNPAPALAYYSPQLYMNMNMNMNMNYTTYYPSPPVSPSTVSYFAAPPGSVAAAVAAQPAPSILPPQPGALVRMQGVPYNAGVKDILSFFQGYQLQADSVLLLYNWSGQRSGEALVTFPSEKAARQAVAECSNLPLSGHPIRLACCE